In one Alnus glutinosa chromosome 12, dhAlnGlut1.1, whole genome shotgun sequence genomic region, the following are encoded:
- the LOC133851381 gene encoding protein TRANSPORT INHIBITOR RESPONSE 1-like: MQKMAGSSFPEEVLEHVFSFIQDGKDRNVISLVCKSWYEIERWSRRRVFVGNCYAISPRMVIRRFPEVRSVELKGKPHFADFSLVPDGWGGYVGPWIAAMAAAYPWLEEIRLKRMVVTDEGLELISKSFKNFKVLVLSSCEGFSTVGLAAIAANCRNLRELDLRESEVEDLSGHWLSHFPDNYTSLVSLNISCLTSEVSFSALERLVGRCPNLRTLRLNRAVPLDRLANLLRRAPQLVEFGTGVYASELRPDVFSNLSGAFSGCKELKGLSGFWDAVPVYVPAVYPICSRLTSLNLSYATIQSPDLIKLVSQCQNLQRLWVLDYIEDTGLDALAASCKDLRELRVFPSDPYEAEPNVSLSEQGLVSVSAGCPKLQSVLYFCRQMSNAALRTIARNRPNMTRFRLCIIEPRTPDYVTLQPLDAGFGAIVEHCKDLQRLSLSGLLTDRVFEYIGTFAKKLEMLSVAFAGESDLGLHHVLSGCENLRKLEIRDCPFGDKALLANAAKLETMRSLWMSSCCVSFGACKLLGQKMPRLNVEVIDERGPPDSRPESCHVEKLYIYRTVAGPRFDMPPFVWTMDEDSELRLS; the protein is encoded by the exons ATGCAGAAAATGGCGGGGAGCTCGTTCCCGGAGGAGGTGTTGGAGCACGTTTTCTCGTTCATACAGGATGGCAAGGACAGGAACGTGATCTCGTTGGTGTGCAAGTCGTGGTACGAGATCGAGCGGTGGAGCAGGAGGAGGGTGTTTGTGGGTAACTGCTACGCGATCAGCCCTCGGATGGTGATCCGACGGTTCCCGGAGGTGAGGAGCGTGGAGCTCAAGGGGAAGCCTCACTTCGCGGACTTCAGCCTCGTGCCAGACGGCTGGGGAGGCTACGTTGGCCCCTGGATCGCCGCCATGGCCGCCGCCTACCCGTGGCTGGAGGAGATTCGGCTCAAGCGCATGGTGGTCACGGACGAGGGCTTGGAGCTCATCtccaagtccttcaagaacttcaAGGTCCTCGTGCTTTCCTCGTGCGAGGGGTTCAGCACTGTGGGCTTAGCCGCCATTGCTGCCAATTGCAG GAATTTGAGAGAGCTGGACCTGCGGGAGAGTGAAGTGGAAGACCTGAGTGGGCACTGGCTCAGCCATTTTCCTGATAACTACACGTCATTGGTGTCCCTTAACATTTCCTGCTTAACGTCTGAGGTGAGTTTCTCTGCCCTGGAGCGCCTGGTGGGTAGGTGCCCCAACCTGAGGACTCTCCGGCTCAACCGTGCCGTGCCCCTTGACAGGCTTGCGAACCTTCTTCGTCGGGCACCTCAGCTGGTTGAGTTTGGCACGGGGGTCTATGCATCTGAGTTGCGACCTGATGTATTCTCAAACCTATCAGGAGCTTTTTCTGGGTGCAAGGAACTGAAGGGCCTGTCTGGTTTTTGGGACGCAGTCCCAGTCTATGTTCCAGCTGTTTACCCTATCTGCTCTAGGCTAACATCATTGAACTTGAGTTATGCCACTATCCAAAGCCCTGATCTTATCAAGCTAGTTAGCCAATGTCAAAATTTGCAGCGCTTATGG GTGCTGGATTACATTGAAGATACTGGCCTTGATGCCCTTGCAGCATCTTGCAAGGATCTGCGAGAATTGAGGGTATTTCCATCTGATCCATATGAAGCAGAACCAAATGTATCCTTGTCAGAGCAGGGCCTTGTCTCAGTTTCTGCAGGCTGTCCCAAGCTCCAGTCAGTTCTGTACTTCTGCCGTCAAATGTCTAATGCTGCCTTAAGGACCATTGCAAGGAATCGACCTAACATGACAAGGTTTCGTCTTTGTATTATTGAGCCACGAACTCCTGATTACGTTACTCTTCAACCACTTGATGCGGGATTTGGAGCCATTGTTGAGCACTGCAAGGATCTACAGCGGCTCTCCCTTTCTGGTCTTCTCACTGATCGTGTGTTCGAGTATATTGGGACTTTTGCCAAAAAATTAGAGATGCTCTCTGTAGCTTTTGCTGGGGAAAGTGATCTAGGACTCCATCACGTACTGTCTGGTTGTGAAAACCTTAGGAAATTGGAGATTAGGGACTGCCCCTTTGGTGACAAGGCTCTTTTGGCCAATGCTGCAAAGCTGGAGACAATGCGATCCCTTTGGATGTCTTCTTGCTGTGTGAGTTTCGGAGCTTGTAAGCTGCTAGGTCAGAAGATGCCAAGGCTTAATGTCGAGGTTATTGATGAAAGGGGACCTCCAGACTCGAGACCAGAAAGCTGCCATGTTGagaagctttatatatataggaccgTTGCGGGGCCAAGGTTTGACATGCCTCCTTTTGTTTGGACAATggatgaagattctgaattgaggCTTTCTTGA